One window of Doryrhamphus excisus isolate RoL2022-K1 chromosome 13, RoL_Dexc_1.0, whole genome shotgun sequence genomic DNA carries:
- the LOC131140338 gene encoding inositol-3-phosphate synthase 1-A-like yields MSVKIHINSPSVKYTDTHIEAEYSYQTTSVHKDGNTLTVTPRSTEMTLRTETHVPRLGVMLVGWGGNNGTTVTAAVLANKMNLTWNTKTGVKRANYFGSFLQASTVCVGSGPEGEVHVPFCDLLPMVQPNDIVFDGWDISSLDLGRAMERAQVLDWSLQEQLRPYMDAMKPRPSIYIPEFIAANQESRADNVLTGTIAEQLEQIRADIRDFHQSSGVDKVIVLWTATTERFCDVVPGINDTAENLLAAIQAGSEVSPSTLFAVASILEGCAYINGSPQNTFVPGAVELAMQRDVFIGGDDFKSGQTKIKSVLVDFLVSSGIKPTSIVSYNHLGNNDGKNLSAPQQFRSKEITKSNVVDDMVQSNHVLYRRGEKPDHCVVIKYIPYVGDSKRAMDEYTSEIMMGGLNTIVMHNTCEDSLLASPIILDLAILTELCQRVTVRLEGEDHFQSFHSVLAILAFLCKAPLVPPGTPVINAFFRQRASIENIMRACLSLPPQSHMLLEEKLQRHFLSPHCVNGDIAALKKKIIWNHKEATNGIYANGEDDAEHSN; encoded by the exons ATGTCCGTAAAGATTCACATCAACAGCCCCAGTGTGAAGTACACAGATACACACATCGAGGCTGAGTATTCCTACCAGACCACATCCGTGCATAAGGACGGCAATACACTCACA GTGACCCCCCGCTCCACTGAGATGACCCTGCGCACGGAGACGCATGTACCCAGGCTGGGGGTGATGCTGGTGGGTTGGGGAGGCAACAACGGCACGACGGTCACGGCAGCTGTGCTGGCCAACAAGATGAACCTCACCTGGAACACAAAGACCGGAGTCAAG AGGGCAAACTACTTTGGATCCTTCCTGCAGGCGTCTACCGTGTGTGTGGGGTCGGGGCCCGAGGGCGAGGTCCATGTGCCCTTCTGTGACCTCCTACCCATGGTGCAGCCCAACGACATTGTCTTTGACG GCTGGGATATTTCCTCACTGGATCTCGGGAGGGCAATGGAGCGAGCTCAAgtcctggactggtcgttaCAAGAGCAGCTACGACCATACATGGACGCCATGAAACCCAGGCCATCCATCTACATCCCAGAATTCATTGCTGCCAACCAAGAGAGTCGAGCCGACAACGTGCTCACGGGGACCATAGCGGAGCAg TTGGAGCAAATCAGAGCAGACATCCGAGACTTCCATCAGTCGAGCGGTGTGGACAAAGTCATCGTCCTGTGGACCGCCACCACTGAGCGCTTCTGCGACGTGGTGCCCGGGATCAACGACACGGCTGAAAACCTTCTTGCCGCCATTCAG GCGGGCTCAGAGGTGTCTCCCTCCACTCTGTTTGCAGTGGCCAGCATCCTGGAGGGATGCGCCTACATCAACGGCTCCCCTCAGAACACCTTCGTGCCGGGGGCTGTGGAGCTGGCCATGCAGAGGGACGTCTTCATCGGTGGGGACGACTTCAAGTCCGGCCAGACGAAGATCAAGTCGGTGCTGGTGGACTTCCTGGTCAGCTCGGGGATCAAG CCCACCTCCATCGTCAGCTACAATCACCTGGGAAACAACGACGGTAAGAATCTGTCCGCCCCGCAGCAGTTCCGCTCCAAAGAGATCACCAAGAGCAACGTGGTGGACGACATGGTGCAATCCAACCACGTACTGTACCGACGCGGCGAAAAACCCGACCACTGT GTGGTGATTAAGTACATTCCTTATGTGGGAGACAGCAAGCGAGCCATGGATGAATACACCTCTGAGATCATGATGGGAGGCCTCAACACCATCGTAATGCACAACACCTGCGAG GACTCTCTTCTAGCCAGCCCAATCATCCTGGACCTGGCCATCCTGACAGAACTTTGTCAGCGTGTGACGGTCCGACTCGAGGGCGAGGACCACTTCCAATCCTTTCACAGCGTCCTGGCTATTCTCGCCTTCCTTTGCAAGGCCCCACTCGTCCCACCTGGCACCCCTGTCATCAACGCTTTCTTCCGTCAGAGAGCATCTATAGAGAACATCATGAG AGCGTGTCTCAGCCTCCCACCTCAGAGTCATATGCTGCTTGAGGAAAAGCTGCAGAGACACTTCCTGTCTCCGCACTGCGTGAACGGCGACATTGCcgctttgaaaaagaaaatcatcTGGAACCACAAGGAGGCTACAAACGGCATCTATGCCAATGGTGAGGACGATGCAGAGCACTCCAATTAA